One Kitasatospora sp. NBC_01287 DNA window includes the following coding sequences:
- the murA gene encoding UDP-N-acetylglucosamine 1-carboxyvinyltransferase, with amino-acid sequence MAHEHMAQDRHWYQVSGGVPLTGTVTAAGAKNSVTKLLVASLLTDRPCTLDLVPDILEVHLVLDMLAELGTKVSWTGPGQVTVHTPTVTATALSEAYSGVNRIPVLMIGPLLHRVGEAYLPLPGGCTIGKRPIDYHLSGLAEMGAAITEELRSVKVHAGRLNGVHFTLPFPSVGATESLLLAGVLAKGTTVIQGAAVEPEVIDLVMFLQKMGALVNVETDRTITIEGVEKLRGAEHSVIPDRIETASFAALAVATGGRIEVAGAQQEHLVTFLNAMRKVGGEFAPTDGGLVFWRERPLTAVHQETGVHPGFMTDWQQPFTVMLTQAKGTSIMHETIYEDRFGYTQQLAEMGADISLSDSCLGSGGCRWHRRGFQHTAIVTGPVALNGAHLAIPDLRAGFSYIMAALIADGTSTVAGTRYLERGYEDPVGKLRAVGAHIETITAQ; translated from the coding sequence ATGGCACACGAGCACATGGCCCAGGACCGGCACTGGTACCAGGTCAGCGGTGGCGTCCCGCTGACCGGCACCGTGACGGCTGCAGGCGCCAAGAACAGCGTGACGAAGCTGCTCGTCGCCTCGCTGCTCACCGACCGGCCGTGCACCCTGGACCTCGTCCCGGACATCCTGGAAGTCCACCTGGTGCTCGACATGCTCGCCGAGCTCGGAACCAAGGTCTCGTGGACCGGCCCCGGCCAGGTCACCGTCCACACCCCCACTGTCACCGCCACAGCCCTCTCGGAGGCGTACAGCGGCGTCAACCGCATCCCGGTCCTGATGATCGGTCCGCTCCTTCACCGCGTCGGCGAGGCGTACCTGCCCCTGCCCGGCGGCTGCACCATCGGCAAGCGCCCCATCGACTACCACCTGTCCGGCCTCGCCGAGATGGGCGCCGCCATCACCGAGGAACTGCGCTCGGTCAAGGTCCACGCCGGCCGCCTCAACGGGGTGCACTTCACCCTGCCGTTCCCGAGCGTCGGTGCGACGGAGAGCCTGCTGCTGGCCGGCGTCCTCGCCAAGGGCACCACCGTGATCCAGGGTGCGGCCGTCGAGCCCGAGGTCATCGACCTGGTGATGTTCCTCCAGAAGATGGGCGCGCTCGTCAACGTCGAGACCGACCGGACCATCACCATCGAAGGCGTCGAGAAGCTGCGCGGCGCCGAGCACTCGGTGATCCCCGACCGGATCGAGACCGCCAGCTTCGCCGCCCTCGCCGTCGCCACCGGCGGCCGGATCGAGGTGGCCGGGGCGCAGCAGGAGCACCTGGTCACCTTCCTGAACGCGATGCGCAAGGTCGGCGGCGAGTTCGCCCCCACCGACGGCGGCCTGGTGTTCTGGCGCGAGCGCCCGCTGACCGCGGTACACCAGGAGACCGGCGTGCACCCGGGCTTCATGACGGACTGGCAGCAGCCGTTCACCGTGATGCTGACCCAGGCCAAGGGCACCAGCATCATGCACGAGACGATCTACGAGGACCGGTTCGGCTACACCCAGCAGCTCGCCGAGATGGGTGCCGACATCTCGCTGAGCGACAGCTGCCTCGGCTCGGGCGGCTGCCGCTGGCACCGTCGCGGCTTCCAGCACACCGCGATCGTCACCGGCCCCGTCGCCCTCAACGGCGCGCACCTGGCCATCCCGGACCTGCGCGCCGGCTTCTCCTACATCATGGCCGCGCTCATCGCCGACGGGACATCCACGGTCGCCGGTACCCGCTACCTGGAGCGCGGCTACGAGGACCCCGTCGGCAAGCTCCGCGCCGTCGGCGCCCACATCGAAACGATCACCGCACAGTAG
- a CDS encoding class II aldolase/adducin family protein, which yields MMYEPERHQMVSTMRQLKEWGLLNPAGGAISVRASDDRMVISTTGSASRRHWRISNADHIVLDMDGEIVEQTAGLGVSGTPLHLALYRMLPQAGAILHAHAPHSLVFASLGREVPSVTARCDALSDIPCLAADDHRIKREYRDNPRPLVIPAGMIQRPEVAVINLLHYEPLALRHIAPRSGELAYHAIAFTLYRHGVIVVARDIDEAVDALFRVEESAECALRQAALTGGAIHSNRLFRSGA from the coding sequence ATGATGTACGAGCCCGAACGACACCAGATGGTGTCCACGATGCGTCAGCTGAAGGAGTGGGGCCTGCTGAACCCGGCAGGCGGCGCGATCTCGGTGCGCGCCTCCGACGACCGGATGGTGATCTCCACCACCGGCAGCGCCAGCCGCCGGCACTGGCGGATCTCCAACGCCGACCACATCGTCCTGGACATGGACGGCGAGATCGTTGAGCAGACCGCCGGCCTGGGGGTGTCCGGCACCCCGCTGCACCTGGCCCTGTACCGGATGCTGCCCCAGGCCGGGGCGATCCTGCACGCCCATGCCCCGCACTCCCTGGTGTTCGCCTCCCTGGGTCGCGAGGTGCCTTCGGTCACCGCTCGCTGTGATGCGTTGAGTGATATACCGTGTCTGGCCGCCGACGACCACCGGATCAAGCGCGAGTATCGGGACAATCCCCGCCCCCTGGTGATCCCCGCCGGGATGATCCAGCGCCCCGAGGTCGCCGTGATCAACCTGCTCCACTATGAGCCCTTGGCGCTGAGGCACATTGCACCCCGGTCTGGCGAACTTGCCTACCATGCAATCGCATTCACTCTCTATCGGCACGGGGTGATCGTCGTCGCCAGGGACATCGACGAGGCCGTCGACGCCCTGTTCCGCGTGGAGGAGTCCGCCGAGTGCGCGCTGCGCCAGGCAGCCCTGACGGGTGGCGCGATTCACTCGAACCGACTCTTCAGGTCGGGAGCCTGA
- a CDS encoding transferase, whose amino-acid sequence MSTPTLGQFTSFADDAWLHGLGCDWMDDTEAHLFAGSAEELFQHLADKLGTERYIDPSARISPYANIGERAIIGPGAVVNEFSTVRERTVLSCGVHVGYGCEVSRSVLLERAVLAHRVTLAIAVAGRYTHLAAGVMAFNMRLWQPDPLHPSAPVRIRLLDGTVAETGRAKIGAVFGDGVRSAANVTAGPGTLIGAHTVLYPGVQLGSEEVPACSVVRPQQGATALSIEPRRDPIPVTSERRTA is encoded by the coding sequence GTGAGCACTCCCACGCTCGGCCAGTTCACCAGCTTCGCCGACGACGCCTGGCTCCACGGCCTGGGCTGCGACTGGATGGACGACACCGAAGCCCACCTGTTCGCAGGCTCGGCCGAGGAGCTGTTCCAGCACCTCGCCGACAAGCTCGGCACCGAGCGGTACATCGACCCGAGCGCCAGGATCTCCCCGTACGCCAACATCGGCGAGCGGGCGATCATCGGCCCCGGAGCCGTCGTCAACGAGTTCTCCACCGTGCGCGAGCGCACCGTGCTGTCCTGCGGCGTGCACGTCGGCTACGGGTGCGAGGTGTCCCGCTCGGTCCTGCTGGAACGCGCCGTCCTCGCCCACCGGGTCACCCTCGCCATCGCCGTCGCAGGACGCTACACGCACCTCGCGGCCGGGGTGATGGCGTTCAACATGAGGCTGTGGCAGCCCGACCCGCTCCACCCCAGCGCGCCGGTGCGCATCCGGCTGCTGGACGGCACGGTCGCCGAGACCGGCCGGGCGAAGATCGGCGCCGTCTTCGGCGACGGTGTGCGGTCGGCGGCGAACGTCACCGCCGGGCCCGGCACGCTAATCGGGGCGCACACCGTGCTCTACCCCGGCGTCCAGCTCGGCAGCGAGGAGGTCCCCGCCTGCTCGGTCGTGCGCCCTCAGCAGGGCGCCACCGCCCTGTCGATCGAACCGCGCCGTGACCCCATCCCCGTCACGTCCGAACGGAGGACCGCATGA
- a CDS encoding glycosyltransferase family 4 protein, protein MISTLVLTWISTARGGAEKSVAELAEALATQGVRVRLVWWRSGMDAAPAPAPAGVEVNEVDGWDGYRAAVHVMASNRRDSVIISTHRTAAADVIIARTTPVVAVLRGIVHPDRILRVLDPGTGRIMPVRPGQMPSTLLYQAHWVGISKAAAGSARHLPGVTSATTIYNGVHIPAQAPERTEKAPGEVLRIGVIARTVPWKRLEDLVYASSEPDLRHRVHVTVYGQPGSAQESLEKLVDTTGAPVMFHGYTTDLVERLAAADVLVSPSPEEGFGRCIIDGAAANIPAIVPDVGAGPEVVLDGLTGIVYPYAERGSLAAALARACENPNELARMGRVARARACALFNPQRCAAQYLEAAHHALAQRGAR, encoded by the coding sequence GTGATCAGCACCTTAGTGCTCACCTGGATCTCGACCGCCCGAGGAGGTGCCGAGAAGTCCGTCGCCGAACTCGCCGAAGCACTCGCCACCCAGGGCGTCAGGGTCCGCCTGGTGTGGTGGCGCAGCGGCATGGACGCCGCGCCCGCCCCCGCCCCGGCCGGCGTCGAGGTCAACGAGGTCGACGGCTGGGACGGCTACCGCGCCGCCGTCCACGTCATGGCCTCCAACCGCCGCGACAGCGTCATCATCTCCACCCACCGCACCGCGGCGGCCGACGTCATCATCGCCAGGACCACTCCGGTGGTCGCCGTGCTGCGCGGTATCGTCCACCCGGACCGCATCCTGCGGGTCCTCGACCCGGGCACCGGCCGCATCATGCCCGTACGCCCCGGCCAGATGCCCTCCACGCTCCTCTACCAGGCCCACTGGGTCGGCATCTCCAAGGCCGCCGCCGGCTCCGCCCGCCACCTTCCAGGCGTCACAAGTGCCACCACGATCTACAACGGCGTGCACATCCCCGCCCAGGCCCCCGAGCGCACCGAGAAGGCCCCCGGCGAGGTGCTGCGGATCGGGGTCATCGCCCGCACCGTCCCATGGAAGCGGCTCGAAGACCTGGTTTACGCCTCCTCCGAGCCCGACCTGCGCCACCGGGTCCACGTCACCGTGTACGGGCAGCCCGGTAGCGCCCAGGAGAGCCTGGAGAAGCTGGTGGACACTACCGGCGCCCCGGTGATGTTCCACGGTTACACCACGGATCTGGTCGAGCGCCTGGCCGCAGCCGACGTGTTGGTCTCCCCCTCCCCTGAGGAAGGGTTCGGACGGTGCATCATCGACGGTGCCGCCGCCAACATCCCGGCGATCGTCCCCGACGTCGGCGCCGGCCCGGAAGTCGTCCTCGACGGCCTGACCGGCATCGTGTACCCCTACGCCGAACGCGGCTCCCTGGCCGCCGCGCTCGCCCGCGCCTGCGAGAACCCGAACGAGCTGGCCCGCATGGGCAGGGTTGCCCGCGCCCGCGCCTGCGCCCTGTTCAACCCGCAGCGCTGCGCCGCCCAGTACCTGGAGGCCGCGCACCACGCCCTCGCCCAGCGGGGGGCGCGGTGA
- a CDS encoding ATP-binding protein, with protein MNESLRPAPYPGAPLTPRQPLTLVLHVAPTLEDAAETRRLLLDGISRWGLDLPPDRLEDLELLAGEVINNAVIHTRRAAIVTATWGGTVVRVEVADQSAELPVPCEESDPGLESGRGLNLVKALSNSWGVNVDEAASSKSVWFECGARHVFQPGPVAALPDRQLGAPDVRAPRTHRRPPRSPHRRLGRRVATAMIAAGHITVAGILGQIITQGPPHQLADHISASAPDLPSAA; from the coding sequence ATGAATGAGTCACTGCGCCCTGCCCCGTACCCGGGCGCTCCGTTAACACCACGCCAGCCGCTGACGCTGGTTCTGCACGTTGCGCCGACGTTGGAGGACGCCGCCGAGACTCGGCGTCTTCTCCTCGACGGCATCAGCCGCTGGGGTCTCGATCTCCCACCGGACCGTCTCGAAGACCTCGAGCTGCTCGCCGGCGAGGTGATCAACAATGCGGTCATCCACACCAGGAGGGCGGCGATCGTCACCGCGACATGGGGCGGCACCGTCGTCCGCGTCGAAGTCGCCGACCAGAGCGCCGAACTGCCTGTTCCCTGCGAGGAGTCCGACCCAGGCCTGGAGAGTGGTCGAGGTCTCAACCTGGTCAAGGCGCTCTCCAATTCGTGGGGCGTGAACGTCGACGAGGCGGCCAGTAGCAAATCCGTCTGGTTCGAGTGCGGCGCTCGGCACGTCTTCCAGCCCGGTCCGGTGGCTGCGTTACCGGACCGGCAGCTGGGCGCACCCGACGTCCGCGCGCCCCGCACTCACCGCAGACCGCCCCGGTCCCCGCACAGGCGGCTCGGCCGCAGGGTCGCCACCGCGATGATCGCCGCTGGGCATATCACCGTCGCCGGCATCCTCGGCCAGATCATCACCCAAGGCCCACCCCATCAGCTCGCCGACCACATCTCTGCCTCCGCGCCGGACCTGCCGTCCGCCGCCTAG